The proteins below are encoded in one region of Lactuca sativa cultivar Salinas chromosome 3, Lsat_Salinas_v11, whole genome shotgun sequence:
- the LOC111919151 gene encoding uncharacterized protein LOC111919151, which yields MEDQNYFVNLMDFINKPTLVETFVDIFFCAVPIWVAVMVGVVIGWAWTPRWTSLVFLGFRSKLRGFAWTAPPGFGARRLWLAFTALSAFSVGRRLWSSFREKERKDDQSSPRAVAGGESLPNAQYVDGSGVDIKCSIVNSGGDHDVVTEKDLEHLLHLLDGKDLAWQSMIERSTSNMACQAWRYEPETGPVVYRSRTVFEDATPELVRDFFWDDEFRPKWDPMLTYFKILEECPHTGTMIVHWIKKFPFFCSDREYIIGRRIWEDGKTSYCVTKGVPYPALRRRDKPRRVDHYFSSWVIRPVQSRKGDGVLSACEVILLHCEDMGIPRDVAKLGVRHGMWGTVKKLHGGFRAYQTARKQDEPRSRCALMATIATKITFDEAVSEEKSGGGDVNMGGGKVGGDGGVDWRWVAVGGAVAVVLGIRSGCLGRVLLVGAGAGQRFGRRR from the exons ATGGAGGATCAAAATTACTTCGTTAATCTGATGGATTTCATCAATAAACCGACTTTGGTTGAAACATTTGTCGACATTTTCTTTTGTGCGGTCCCGATTTGGGTGGCGGTGATGGTCGGGGTTGTGATCGGATGGGCCTGGACTCCACGGTGGACCAGCCTTGTGTTTTTAGGTTTCCGTTCGAAGTTGCGAGGGTTCGCTTGGACGGCTCCACCGGGGTTCGGTGCTCGCCGCCTTTGGCTAGCCTTCACTGCGCTCTCCGCGTTTTCCGTTGGTCGTCGGCTGTGGTCAAGCTTCAGGGAGAAGGAGCGGAAGGATGACCAGTCGTCGCCGCGTGCGGTGGCGGGAGGTGAGTCGTTGCCGAACGCTCAATACGTTGATGGAAGTGGTGTCGACATAAA ATGCAGCATTGTAAATTCAGGAGGAGATCACGATGTTGTTACAGAGAAGGATCTAGAACATTTGTTGCATCTTCTTGATGGAAAAGATTTGGCTTGGCAAAGCATGATCGAAAGGTCCACATCCAACATGGCTTGTCAAGCTTGGCGCTATGAACCCGAG aCTGGGCCTGTTGTATACCGAAGCAGAACTGTGTTTGAAGACGCAACACCAGAGTTAGTTAGAGATTTCTTTTGGGACGATGAATTCCGCCCTAAGTGGGACCCAATGCTCACTTACTTCAAGATATTAGAAGAGTGCCCTCATACTGGCACAATGATTGTCCACTGGATTaaaaag TTTCCATTTTTCTGCAGTGATAGAGAATACATAATTGGTCGAAGGATATGGGAAGATGGAAAAACTTCCTACTGTGTTACAAAG GGAGTGCCATATCCTGCTCTGAGGAGGCGCGATAAGCCAAGGCGTGTGGACCATTACTTCTCAAGCTGGGTGATCAGGCctg tacaATCGCGAAAAGGAGATGGGGTACTTTCAGCATGTGAAGTAATCCTCTTACACTGTGAAGACATGGGAATCCCCCGAGACGTGGCCAAATTAGGCGTCCGCCACGGAATGTGGGGAACCGTGAAAAAGCTCCACGGCGGTTTCCGGGCATACCAGACCGCCCGGAAACAAGACGAACCGCGTTCGAGATGCGCGCTCATGGCAACAATCGCCACCAAGATCACCTTTGATGAGGCGGTGTCGGAGGAAAAGTCCGGTGGTGGTGATGTGAACATGGGTGGCGGCAAAGTGGGCGGAGATGGTGGGGTTGACTGGAGGTGGGTGGCGGTTGGCGGTGCCGTGGCGGTGGTTTTGGGGATTAGGAGTGGATGTTTAGGGAGAGTGTTGTTGGTTGGTGCGGGTGCGGGCCAAAGATTTGGCCGAAGAAGGTGa